In a single window of the Nocardioides sp. L-11A genome:
- a CDS encoding DNA adenine methylase, with protein sequence MIKYLGSKRTLVPVLGELAVATGARTAVDLFTGTTRVAQELKRQGMHVTAADLASYSAVLSDCFVATDAAGIDEAALDAELTRLAALPGERGYVTATFCEQARFFQPRNGRRIDAIRDAIERDHPPGSPLRPLLLTSLLLAADRVDSTTGVQMAYLKQWAPRSNAELDLRRPALLPGPGRTVHGDAMSVVDELEPVDLAYVDPPYNQHRYFANYHIWETLVRWDAPEHYGIACKRIDVRERRSVFNNRRAMPGALADLLGRLRAEVVLVSYNDESWVSPEEMTRWLHDAGHRSVEVLAFDRKRYVGAQIGIHNAAGERVGQVGRLRNVEYVFVAGPRDRVEAAIRTQDATA encoded by the coding sequence GTGATCAAGTACCTCGGCTCGAAGCGCACGCTCGTGCCCGTGCTGGGGGAGCTGGCGGTCGCGACCGGGGCCCGGACCGCGGTCGACCTGTTCACCGGTACGACGCGGGTCGCGCAGGAGCTCAAGCGGCAGGGGATGCACGTGACGGCGGCCGATCTGGCGTCGTACTCGGCGGTGCTGAGCGACTGCTTCGTCGCCACCGACGCCGCGGGCATCGACGAGGCGGCCCTCGACGCCGAGCTGACCCGTCTGGCGGCGCTGCCCGGCGAGCGCGGGTATGTGACCGCGACCTTCTGCGAGCAGGCGCGCTTCTTCCAGCCGCGCAACGGCCGCCGGATCGACGCGATCCGCGACGCGATCGAGCGCGACCACCCGCCGGGCAGCCCGCTGCGTCCGCTGCTGCTGACCAGCCTGCTGCTGGCGGCGGACCGGGTCGACTCCACGACCGGCGTGCAGATGGCCTACCTCAAGCAGTGGGCGCCGCGCTCGAACGCCGAGCTCGACCTGCGGCGGCCCGCGCTGCTGCCCGGGCCCGGGCGCACCGTCCACGGTGATGCGATGAGCGTGGTCGACGAGCTCGAGCCGGTCGACCTCGCCTACGTCGACCCGCCGTACAACCAGCACCGGTACTTCGCGAACTACCACATCTGGGAGACCCTGGTCCGCTGGGACGCACCCGAGCACTACGGCATCGCCTGCAAGCGCATCGACGTCCGCGAGCGGCGCAGCGTCTTCAACAACCGCCGCGCGATGCCCGGCGCGCTCGCCGATCTCCTCGGCCGGCTGCGGGCGGAGGTCGTGCTGGTCTCCTACAACGACGAGTCGTGGGTCAGCCCCGAGGAGATGACCCGCTGGCTCCACGACGCGGGCCACCGCAGCGTCGAGGTGCTCGCTTTCGACCGCAAGCGGTACGTCGGCGCGCAGATCGGCATCCACAACGCGGCGGGCGAGCGGGTCGGTCAGGTCGGCCGGCTGCGCAACGTCGAGTACGTCTTCGTCGCCGGGCCGCGGGACCGGGTCGAGGCCGCGATCCGGACCCAGGACGCCACGGCCTAG
- a CDS encoding serine/threonine-protein kinase, producing the protein MTTNQRVAGRYTLHHEIGRGAGGAVWAAHDEILGRRVALKRLASTSALGGDAVRAEREARLAARLTHPSVVAVYDLVTESDGSWLVMEYVEGRALSAVVRDAPLSADDAARLLAPVADALAQAHTLGIVHRDVKPSNILAGVDGAKLTDFGIARGAGDATLTRTGLVTGSPAYLAPEVAIGGQATPASDVWSLGATLVHLLTGRPPYHRDDLDNGPLAVVYRIAHEEPPVVADAGWLAPLLSQVMAKDPEARPTMAEVRDVLDRTAVAADRTMTLPALPRARRVTGVATGVAAVVVLVLLVTAVLLLRPDGDDGAPAGTDSPTGAGGPTAAATPTPTWTAAELEQFARDYVATASGDPGAGFAMLTAAYQASSPDYAGFWGRMRNPRMLDVTGDPGAMTVSYRYSYVLPGEGRRTERVTLRLVDEFGKLLIDGAAAG; encoded by the coding sequence ATGACCACCAACCAACGGGTAGCGGGGCGATACACGCTCCACCACGAGATCGGGCGCGGCGCGGGCGGCGCGGTCTGGGCGGCGCACGACGAGATCCTCGGCCGCCGGGTCGCGCTCAAACGGCTCGCCTCGACCTCCGCGCTCGGCGGCGACGCGGTGCGTGCCGAGCGCGAGGCCCGGCTGGCCGCCCGGCTGACCCATCCCAGCGTCGTCGCCGTCTACGACCTGGTGACGGAGTCGGACGGCAGCTGGCTCGTCATGGAGTACGTCGAGGGCCGCGCCCTGTCGGCCGTCGTACGCGACGCGCCCCTGTCGGCCGACGACGCGGCGCGGCTGCTGGCGCCCGTGGCCGACGCCCTCGCCCAGGCCCACACGCTCGGCATCGTGCACCGCGACGTGAAGCCCTCGAACATCCTGGCCGGCGTCGACGGCGCGAAGCTCACCGACTTCGGCATCGCCCGCGGGGCCGGCGACGCGACGCTCACCCGGACCGGACTGGTCACCGGATCCCCCGCCTATCTGGCGCCCGAGGTGGCGATCGGCGGTCAGGCGACGCCCGCGAGCGACGTCTGGTCGCTCGGCGCGACGCTGGTGCACCTGCTGACGGGGCGTCCGCCCTACCACCGCGACGACCTCGACAACGGTCCCCTGGCCGTGGTCTACCGGATCGCCCACGAGGAGCCGCCGGTCGTTGCGGACGCCGGCTGGCTGGCGCCGCTACTGTCCCAGGTGATGGCCAAGGACCCCGAGGCGCGGCCCACGATGGCGGAGGTCCGCGACGTCTTGGACCGCACCGCCGTCGCCGCCGATCGGACGATGACGCTGCCCGCTCTCCCCCGTGCCCGGCGGGTGACCGGGGTGGCCACCGGGGTCGCGGCGGTCGTGGTGCTGGTCCTGCTCGTCACGGCCGTCCTGCTGCTGCGGCCCGACGGCGACGACGGCGCGCCCGCCGGCACCGACAGCCCCACCGGCGCCGGTGGGCCGACCGCGGCGGCCACCCCCACGCCCACGTGGACGGCCGCCGAGCTCGAGCAGTTCGCGCGGGACTACGTCGCCACGGCCAGCGGCGACCCGGGCGCCGGCTTCGCGATGCTCACGGCGGCCTACCAGGCGAGCAGCCCTGACTACGCCGGGTTCTGGGGCAGGATGAGGAACCCGAGGATGCTCGACGTCACGGGCGATCCCGGCGCGATGACCGTGTCTTACCGCTACTCCTACGTCCTGCCCGGCGAGGGCCGCCGTACCGAACGGGTCACCCTGCGGCTCGTCGACGAGTTCGGAAAGCTCCTGATCGACGGCGCCGCCGCTGGGTAG
- the tyrS gene encoding tyrosine--tRNA ligase, translating into MSVDTTLLDDLEWRGLLAESTDREALRSALSEGSVRFYVGFDPTAPSLHMGNLVQIVTAMRLQRAGHTPFALVGGATGMIGDPRDSGERTLNSLDTVQEWTARVRGQIEPFLSFEGTNAATMVNNHDWTAGLSVIDFLRDIGKHFPVNRMLARDTVRRRLESGISYTEFSYVLLQSMDYLTLFRERGVTLQFGGSDQWGNLTGGVELIRRAEGATAHAFATPLITKADGTKYGKTEGGALWLDAEMMPPYAFHQFWLNVEDEKVGELLRVFTFLPRAQIEEIEARHAEKPFLREAQKVLADEVTTLVHGAGETTSAKAAAEALFGGGDVTTLSAVTLEAALGEAGSFDVDGTSGIPDVVELLTLTGLAKSKGEARRTVTEGGAYVNNVRVDDPEHVPTRADLIASSWLVLRRGKKRFAGVRVR; encoded by the coding sequence GTGTCCGTCGACACCACGCTTCTGGACGACCTCGAGTGGCGCGGCCTGCTGGCCGAGTCCACCGACCGCGAGGCGCTGCGCTCAGCGCTGAGCGAGGGGAGCGTCCGGTTCTATGTGGGCTTCGACCCGACCGCACCGAGCCTGCACATGGGCAACCTGGTCCAGATCGTCACCGCGATGCGGCTCCAGCGCGCCGGCCACACGCCGTTCGCCCTCGTCGGCGGCGCCACCGGGATGATCGGCGACCCCCGCGACTCGGGCGAGCGCACGCTCAACTCCCTGGACACGGTCCAGGAGTGGACGGCCCGGGTGCGCGGCCAGATCGAGCCGTTCCTGTCCTTCGAGGGCACGAACGCGGCGACGATGGTCAACAACCACGACTGGACCGCCGGGCTGTCGGTCATCGACTTCCTCCGCGACATCGGCAAGCACTTCCCGGTCAACCGGATGCTGGCGCGTGACACGGTCAGGCGACGCCTCGAGTCCGGCATCAGCTACACCGAGTTCTCCTACGTGCTGCTGCAGTCGATGGACTACCTGACTCTCTTCCGCGAGCGTGGTGTCACGCTCCAGTTCGGTGGGTCCGACCAGTGGGGCAACCTCACCGGCGGCGTGGAGCTGATCCGCCGGGCCGAGGGCGCCACCGCGCACGCGTTCGCGACGCCCCTGATCACCAAGGCCGACGGCACCAAGTACGGCAAGACCGAGGGTGGGGCGCTGTGGCTCGACGCCGAGATGATGCCGCCGTACGCCTTCCACCAGTTCTGGCTCAACGTCGAGGACGAGAAGGTCGGGGAGCTGCTGCGGGTCTTCACCTTCCTGCCGCGCGCGCAGATCGAGGAGATCGAGGCCCGGCACGCGGAGAAGCCGTTCCTGCGCGAGGCGCAGAAGGTCCTCGCCGACGAGGTCACGACCCTGGTCCACGGGGCGGGGGAGACCACGAGCGCGAAGGCGGCCGCCGAGGCCCTCTTCGGGGGCGGTGACGTCACGACCCTGTCGGCGGTCACCCTCGAGGCGGCCCTGGGCGAGGCCGGCAGCTTCGATGTCGACGGCACGTCCGGCATCCCGGACGTCGTCGAGTTGCTGACCCTCACCGGTCTGGCCAAGTCCAAGGGCGAGGCGCGCCGCACCGTCACGGAGGGCGGTGCGTACGTCAACAACGTCCGGGTCGACGACCCGGAGCACGTGCCCACGCGCGCTGACCTGATCGCCTCGTCGTGGCTCGTGCTGCGGCGCGGCAAGAAGCGGTTCGCGGGCGTGCGCGTGCGCTGA
- a CDS encoding alpha/beta hydrolase: MTFPAPRIPQQPKRPTLEGSVAVRGGRRLSFAEYGSPRGPAIVWMHGTPGARRQIPVDARAFAEEAGVRIIGIDRPGIGSSTPHLYENVLDWTADLGLLLDALAVDTLRVIGLSGGGPYALAAGAALPERVAGVGVLGGVAPTRGPDAAEGGIIRLAVHAAPLLAATRVPLGVALTGAIRTVKPLAGPALDLYAAVQPPGDRNLLGRPEFKAMFLDDLLNGSRFQTSAPLADLLLFTREWGFRLADVAVPVRWWHGDDDHIVPFRHGLHCVERLPDATMTTIDGESHLGGLGIGRSVLEELLALGGSSRVV, from the coding sequence ATGACGTTCCCGGCACCCCGCATTCCGCAGCAGCCCAAGCGGCCCACGCTGGAGGGCAGCGTCGCCGTACGGGGCGGGCGCCGGCTGAGCTTCGCGGAGTACGGCTCGCCGCGCGGACCGGCCATCGTGTGGATGCACGGGACGCCGGGAGCGCGCCGGCAGATCCCCGTCGACGCGCGGGCGTTCGCCGAGGAGGCGGGCGTGCGGATCATCGGGATCGATCGCCCGGGGATCGGCTCCTCGACGCCGCACCTGTACGAGAACGTGCTGGACTGGACCGCGGACCTCGGCCTGCTGCTCGATGCGCTCGCGGTCGACACCCTGCGTGTCATCGGGCTGTCCGGCGGTGGGCCGTACGCGCTGGCGGCCGGGGCTGCGCTACCGGAGCGGGTCGCGGGGGTCGGCGTGCTGGGAGGCGTGGCGCCGACCCGGGGGCCGGACGCGGCCGAGGGCGGGATCATCCGGCTCGCCGTCCACGCGGCGCCGCTGCTGGCAGCGACCCGGGTGCCACTCGGCGTGGCGCTCACCGGAGCCATCCGCACGGTCAAGCCGTTGGCCGGACCGGCGCTGGACCTGTACGCCGCGGTGCAGCCACCGGGGGACCGGAACCTCCTGGGGCGCCCGGAGTTCAAGGCGATGTTCCTCGACGACCTGCTCAACGGCAGCCGCTTCCAGACCTCGGCGCCGCTGGCCGACCTGCTGCTCTTCACGCGGGAGTGGGGCTTCCGGCTGGCCGACGTCGCCGTGCCGGTGCGTTGGTGGCACGGCGACGACGACCACATCGTGCCGTTCCGGCACGGCCTGCACTGTGTGGAGCGTCTGCCGGACGCCACGATGACCACGATCGACGGCGAGAGCCATCTGGGCGGCCTCGGCATCGGCAGATCGGTCCTCGAGGAGCTGCTGGCCCTCGGGGGCTCCTCGCGCGTGGTGTGA
- a CDS encoding DUF3145 domain-containing protein, whose product MSAARGVFYVHSAPSALCPHIEWAVGGVLGVPVNPDWTPQPAQSGTYRAEFSWTGRVGAAAEMASALRGWNHLRFEVTEEPTSSTEGARFSYTPDLGVFHAVMGLHGDIMIPEDRLKASVVRAALGEVTLENEIDKLLGKPWDDELETFRHAGEGAPVRWLHQVV is encoded by the coding sequence ATGAGTGCAGCCAGGGGCGTGTTCTACGTCCACTCCGCGCCGTCCGCGCTGTGCCCGCACATCGAGTGGGCGGTGGGCGGTGTCCTCGGCGTGCCCGTCAACCCCGACTGGACGCCGCAGCCGGCGCAGTCGGGGACCTACCGGGCCGAGTTCTCCTGGACCGGCAGGGTCGGCGCCGCCGCCGAGATGGCCTCCGCGCTGCGCGGGTGGAACCACCTGCGCTTCGAGGTGACCGAGGAGCCGACGTCGTCGACCGAGGGCGCCCGGTTCTCCTACACCCCGGACCTCGGCGTCTTCCACGCCGTGATGGGCCTGCACGGCGACATCATGATCCCGGAGGACCGGCTCAAGGCATCGGTGGTCCGCGCGGCGCTCGGCGAGGTCACCCTCGAGAACGAGATCGACAAGCTCCTGGGCAAGCCCTGGGACGACGAGTTGGAGACCTTCCGGCACGCCGGCGAGGGCGCCCCGGTCCGCTGGCTGCACCAGGTCGTCTGA
- a CDS encoding beta-ketoacyl-[acyl-carrier-protein] synthase II, translating into MSRTRVVVTGLGTTSPLGGDVASTWEGLLAGRSGVRPLGDMADGLPVTIGATAAVDPSEVLDRVVARRLDRSSQFALVAALEAWADSGLEAARESGALDGDRFGVAFASGIGGVHTLLSNHSTLLEKGPRRVSPIAVPMLMANAPAATISLKLGARGPVNTPVSACASGNEAVSLAADQIRLGRVDVAIAGGTEAAIHPLPIAAFANMMALSKNDGDPTTVSRPFDTGRDGFVLGEGAGALVLESLEHAQARGARIYAEVLGTGITADAHDIAQPDPAGRGGARAIRAAVQDADVAPGDIAHVNAHATSTPQGDVAESLMLHAVLGSAADDLVVSATKSMTGHLLGGAGALEAVATVLAIHHRTAPPTINLDEQDPQVELDVATKPRDLPIGDIAAINNSFGFGGANVAVVFGSPS; encoded by the coding sequence ATGTCCCGCACTCGTGTCGTCGTCACCGGCCTGGGCACCACCAGCCCGCTCGGCGGCGACGTCGCCAGCACCTGGGAGGGCCTCCTCGCCGGTCGTTCGGGGGTCCGCCCCCTCGGCGACATGGCTGACGGTCTGCCCGTGACCATCGGCGCCACGGCCGCCGTCGACCCGTCCGAGGTCCTCGACCGGGTCGTGGCCCGGCGGCTCGACCGTTCCTCGCAGTTCGCGCTCGTCGCGGCGCTCGAGGCGTGGGCCGACTCCGGCCTGGAGGCGGCCCGCGAGTCCGGCGCCCTCGACGGCGACCGGTTCGGTGTCGCCTTCGCCTCGGGCATCGGCGGCGTGCACACGCTGTTGTCCAACCACTCGACGCTGCTCGAGAAGGGACCGCGACGGGTCTCCCCGATCGCGGTCCCGATGTTGATGGCCAACGCGCCGGCTGCGACCATCAGCCTCAAGCTGGGCGCCCGCGGCCCGGTCAACACGCCCGTCTCGGCATGCGCGTCGGGCAACGAGGCGGTGTCCCTGGCCGCCGACCAGATCCGGCTCGGCCGGGTCGACGTCGCGATCGCCGGTGGCACCGAGGCGGCGATCCACCCGCTGCCCATCGCTGCGTTCGCGAACATGATGGCCCTGTCCAAGAACGACGGCGACCCGACGACGGTCTCGCGTCCGTTCGACACCGGCCGCGACGGCTTCGTCCTCGGCGAAGGTGCCGGCGCCCTGGTGCTGGAGTCCCTCGAGCACGCCCAGGCCCGCGGCGCCCGGATCTACGCCGAGGTGCTCGGCACCGGCATCACGGCCGACGCGCACGACATCGCGCAGCCCGACCCCGCCGGCCGGGGCGGCGCCCGCGCGATCCGTGCCGCGGTCCAGGACGCCGACGTGGCCCCCGGCGACATCGCCCACGTCAACGCGCACGCGACCTCGACCCCCCAGGGCGACGTCGCCGAGTCGCTGATGCTGCACGCCGTCCTCGGCTCGGCGGCCGACGACCTCGTCGTCTCCGCCACCAAGTCGATGACCGGGCACCTGCTCGGCGGCGCCGGCGCGCTCGAGGCCGTCGCCACGGTGCTCGCGATCCACCACCGCACCGCGCCGCCCACGATCAACCTCGACGAGCAGGACCCTCAGGTCGAGCTCGACGTCGCCACGAAGCCCCGTGACCTGCCGATCGGGGACATCGCCGCGATCAACAACTCCTTCGGATTCGGCGGCGCGAACGTCGCCGTCGTGTTCGGCTCGCCGAGCTGA
- a CDS encoding acyl carrier protein, with amino-acid sequence MSTEEIRAALAEIVNEVAGIPADSVQLDKSFSDDLDVDSLSMVEVVVEAEEKFGVTIPDDEVKNLKTVGDAVAYIERNRAA; translated from the coding sequence ATGAGCACCGAAGAGATCCGCGCCGCCCTCGCCGAGATCGTCAACGAGGTCGCCGGCATCCCGGCCGACAGCGTGCAGCTGGACAAGTCGTTCAGCGACGACCTGGACGTCGACTCGCTCTCGATGGTCGAGGTCGTCGTCGAGGCCGAGGAGAAGTTCGGCGTCACCATCCCCGACGACGAGGTCAAGAACCTCAAGACCGTCGGCGACGCCGTCGCCTACATCGAGCGCAACCGCGCCGCCTGA
- a CDS encoding beta-ketoacyl-ACP synthase III, with product MSLQVADTASAHAAILGIGAYRPARVVPNAEIVDAIDSSDEWIQQRSGIRTRGIAGESETVVSMSVEASKVAIERAGIDVQQVDAVIVATVSHLMQLPSAAAMIAHELGAAQPAAFDISAACAGFCHGVALANDMVRGGTARHVLVIGVEKLSDITDPTDRGSAFIFADGAGAVVVGPAERPGIGPVVWGSDGEHYDHIRSRRDWKEVVASGDLSQAAITMKGSEVFRWASYGMAKVAQQALDRAGITVDELDCFVPHQANNRITDAMARALRLPDTVRIARDIIDAGNTSAASVPMALQRMVDDGDAKSGDTALLIAFGAGLAYAAQVVVIP from the coding sequence ATGAGCCTCCAGGTCGCCGACACCGCGTCCGCCCACGCCGCGATCCTCGGGATCGGCGCCTACCGCCCGGCGCGCGTGGTCCCCAACGCCGAGATCGTCGACGCGATCGACTCCAGCGACGAGTGGATCCAGCAGCGCTCGGGCATCCGCACCCGCGGCATCGCCGGCGAGTCCGAGACCGTCGTGTCGATGTCGGTCGAGGCGTCGAAGGTGGCCATCGAGCGTGCCGGCATCGACGTCCAGCAGGTCGATGCCGTCATCGTCGCGACCGTCAGCCACCTGATGCAGCTGCCGTCCGCCGCGGCGATGATCGCCCACGAGCTCGGCGCCGCGCAGCCGGCCGCCTTCGACATCTCCGCCGCGTGCGCCGGCTTCTGCCACGGCGTCGCCCTCGCCAACGACATGGTCCGGGGCGGCACCGCCCGTCACGTGCTGGTGATCGGTGTGGAGAAGCTCTCCGACATCACCGACCCGACCGACCGGGGTTCGGCCTTCATCTTCGCTGATGGCGCGGGTGCGGTGGTCGTCGGTCCCGCGGAGCGGCCCGGCATCGGACCGGTCGTCTGGGGCTCCGACGGGGAGCACTACGACCACATCCGCTCACGCAGGGACTGGAAGGAGGTCGTCGCCTCCGGCGACCTCAGCCAGGCCGCGATCACGATGAAGGGCAGTGAGGTCTTCCGGTGGGCCTCCTACGGGATGGCCAAGGTCGCCCAGCAGGCGCTCGACCGCGCGGGCATCACCGTCGACGAGCTCGACTGCTTCGTCCCGCACCAGGCCAACAATCGGATCACCGACGCGATGGCGCGCGCGCTGCGGCTGCCCGACACCGTCCGGATCGCCCGCGACATCATCGACGCCGGCAACACCTCCGCCGCCTCCGTCCCGATGGCGCTGCAGCGCATGGTCGACGACGGCGACGCGAAGTCGGGCGACACCGCCCTGCTCATCGCCTTCGGCGCCGGGCTCGCGTACGCCGCGCAGGTCGTCGTCATCCCCTGA
- a CDS encoding ACP S-malonyltransferase, with protein sequence MLVIVAPGQGAQTPGFLTPWLEDPAVAAYVDWLSAVSGLDLAHYGTQADEDTIRDTKIAQPLLVAAGLIAARRLAPAVAGAVAGHSVGEITAAVGAGVITAEQAMVLVRERGNAMADAAAVTPTGMTAVLGGDRDEVLAAIAAQGLTAANDNGPGQIVAAGTTEQLAAFADDAPPGARLRSLSVAGAFHSPHMAPAVDHVTGLARSVAVGDARTPFISNSDGSVVRDGRDALDRIVGQIARPVRWDLCLETMAGLGVTGVLELPPSGTLTGIAKRYFRGREPGVEPFALAGPDQLDDARAFCERHAAATRPEVVSA encoded by the coding sequence GTGCTCGTGATCGTGGCCCCCGGACAAGGTGCGCAGACCCCAGGCTTCCTCACCCCGTGGCTGGAGGACCCGGCCGTCGCCGCGTACGTCGACTGGCTCTCCGCGGTCTCGGGCCTGGACCTCGCCCACTACGGCACCCAGGCCGACGAGGACACCATCCGCGACACGAAGATCGCGCAGCCGCTGCTCGTCGCCGCCGGCCTGATCGCCGCACGCCGTCTGGCTCCTGCCGTCGCCGGCGCGGTCGCGGGTCACAGCGTCGGTGAGATCACCGCCGCGGTCGGTGCCGGGGTGATCACCGCCGAGCAGGCCATGGTCCTGGTCCGGGAGCGGGGCAACGCGATGGCCGACGCCGCCGCGGTCACCCCCACCGGCATGACCGCCGTCCTCGGCGGCGACCGCGACGAGGTCCTCGCCGCGATCGCAGCCCAAGGCCTGACCGCCGCCAACGACAACGGCCCCGGCCAGATCGTCGCCGCCGGCACCACCGAGCAGCTCGCCGCGTTCGCCGATGACGCGCCTCCGGGCGCCCGGCTGCGCTCCCTCTCGGTCGCCGGCGCCTTCCACTCGCCCCACATGGCGCCCGCCGTCGACCACGTGACCGGTCTCGCGCGGTCCGTGGCGGTCGGCGACGCACGCACCCCCTTCATCAGCAACTCCGACGGGTCGGTGGTCCGCGACGGCCGCGACGCGCTCGACCGCATCGTGGGCCAGATCGCCCGCCCGGTGCGCTGGGACCTGTGCCTGGAGACGATGGCGGGCCTGGGCGTCACCGGCGTCCTGGAGCTGCCGCCGTCCGGCACCCTGACCGGCATCGCCAAGCGCTACTTCCGGGGCCGCGAGCCGGGCGTCGAGCCCTTCGCCCTCGCCGGACCCGACCAGCTCGACGACGCACGCGCCTTCTGTGAGCGGCACGCCGCTGCCACCCGTCCCGAGGTCGTGTCCGCATGA
- a CDS encoding helix-turn-helix domain-containing protein, producing the protein MSPTGSAQRAEATRQLRAATGSLSTAATSRMDADLPWFRDLSAEERSYVGMIVQAGVRGFVDWFADGGGADPQDHALVGQVFGAAPRAMAGTVDLHQTVELIKLTIDEVEANIERLLAPEVLPDVHAAVLRYGREVAFATAEVYARAAEVRGRWDARLEALAVDAVLRAETDEAVLSRASAVGWSSRGEVAVVVGTAPPEASGATTGVFEDVRRAAREHGLDALSAVQGHLLVVILGGVDQLEKDASAVAPLFGEGAVVVGPTAADLAHAHLSARVALDALRAAVGWPDAPRPVSAHDLLPERILAGDDRARREAVDDLFRPLDDSRGELVETLVAYFANGGGIEATARSLFVHANTVRYRLGQIADLTGLTPSVPRDALTLQLALALGRQAAAGSNRGTAPPSSA; encoded by the coding sequence ATGTCCCCCACCGGTTCGGCACAGCGGGCCGAGGCCACCCGGCAGCTGCGTGCGGCCACCGGCTCCCTGAGCACGGCGGCGACGTCGCGGATGGACGCCGACCTGCCGTGGTTCCGCGACCTGAGTGCCGAGGAGCGCTCGTACGTCGGGATGATCGTCCAGGCCGGTGTGCGGGGCTTCGTGGACTGGTTCGCCGACGGCGGCGGAGCCGACCCGCAGGACCACGCCCTGGTCGGCCAGGTGTTCGGCGCCGCGCCCCGCGCGATGGCCGGCACGGTCGACCTGCACCAGACCGTCGAGCTGATCAAGCTCACCATCGACGAGGTCGAGGCCAATATCGAGCGGCTGCTCGCCCCCGAGGTGCTGCCCGACGTCCACGCGGCGGTGCTGCGCTACGGCCGCGAGGTCGCCTTCGCGACCGCGGAGGTCTACGCCCGCGCCGCCGAGGTGCGCGGCCGCTGGGACGCCCGCCTCGAGGCCCTGGCCGTCGACGCGGTGCTCCGGGCCGAGACCGACGAGGCCGTCCTGTCCCGCGCCAGCGCGGTCGGCTGGTCCTCCCGCGGCGAGGTCGCGGTCGTCGTCGGCACCGCCCCTCCGGAGGCCTCGGGCGCCACGACCGGCGTCTTCGAGGACGTGCGGCGCGCGGCCCGCGAGCACGGCCTCGACGCCCTCAGCGCCGTCCAGGGCCACCTCCTCGTCGTCATCCTCGGCGGCGTCGACCAGCTCGAGAAGGACGCGAGCGCGGTCGCACCGCTGTTCGGCGAGGGCGCCGTCGTCGTGGGCCCGACCGCCGCCGACCTCGCCCATGCCCACCTCTCGGCCCGGGTCGCGCTCGACGCGCTGCGCGCGGCGGTGGGCTGGCCCGACGCACCCCGTCCGGTCTCGGCCCACGACCTCCTCCCCGAGCGGATCCTCGCCGGCGACGACCGCGCCCGGCGCGAGGCGGTCGACGACCTGTTCCGCCCCCTCGACGACTCCCGCGGCGAGCTCGTCGAGACCCTTGTCGCCTACTTCGCCAACGGCGGCGGGATCGAGGCCACCGCCCGCTCGCTGTTCGTGCACGCCAACACCGTGCGCTACCGCCTCGGCCAGATCGCCGATCTCACCGGCCTCACACCCTCCGTCCCCCGCGACGCGCTCACCCTCCAGCTCGCGCTCGCCCTGGGCCGGCAGGCGGCCGCGGGCTCCAACCGCGGCACCGCGCCGCCCTCGTCGGCGTAG